In Chlorocebus sabaeus isolate Y175 chromosome 19, mChlSab1.0.hap1, whole genome shotgun sequence, a single genomic region encodes these proteins:
- the RTL10 gene encoding protein Bop, translating to MPRGRCRQQGPRIPIWAAANYANAHPWQQMDQASPGVAYTPLVDPWIERPCCGDPVCVRTTMEQKSTASGARGGKPAERGPLAGHLPSSRPHRVDFCWVPGSDPGTFDGSPWLLDRFLAQLGDYMSFRFEHYQDNISRVCEILRRLTGRARAWAAPYLDGDLPLPDDYELFCQDLKEVVQDPNSFAEYHAVVPGPLPLASSQLPVAPQLPVVRQYLARFLEGLALDMGTAPRSLPVAVATPAVSGSNSISRSALLEQQLTKESTPGPKEPPVLPSSACSSKPGPMEPASSQPEEAAPTPEPKLSESANPPAQRPDPAHPGGPKPQKTEEEVLETQGDQEVSLGTPQ from the coding sequence ATGCCTCGTGGCCGGTGCCGTCAGCAGGGCCCTCGCATTCCCATCTGGGCAGCCGCCAATTATGCCAACGCACACCCATGGCAGCAGATGGACCAGGCATCTCCTGGGGTGGCATACACCCCCCTTGTGGATCCCTGGATTGAGCGGCCCTGCTGCGGGGACCCTGTGTGTGTGCGAACAACCATGGAGCAGAAGAGCACAGCTAGTGGCGCTCGTGGCGGTAAACCTGCAGAAAGGGGTCCACTAGCTGGGCACTTGCCCAGCTCCCGACCCCACAGGGTGGACTTCTGCTGGGTGCCAGGCTCAGACCCAGGCACCTTTGATGGCTCCCCGTGGCTACTGGACCGCTTCTTGGCCCAACTGGGAGATTACATGTCCTTCCGCTTCGAGCACTATCAGGACAACATCAGCCGTGTCTGCGAGATCCTCAGGCGCCTGACAGGCCGAGCCCGGGCCTGGGCAGCCCCCTACCTTGATGGGGACCTGCCCCTGCCTGATGATTACGAGCTCTTCTGCCAGGATCTCAAGGAAGTTGTTCAAGACCCGAATAGTTTTGCTGAGTACCACGCCGTGGTTCCCGGTCCCCTGCCCCTGGCCTCCAGCCAGCTGCCAGTGGCCCCTCAGCTGCCTGTGGTGAGGCAATACTTAGCTAGGTTCTTAGAGGGCCTGGCACTTGACATGGGTACTGCCCCCAGGTCTTTACCAGTCGCCGTGGCCACCCCTGCTGTGTCTGGGTCCAACTCTATATCCAGAAGTGCTCTGCTCGAGCAGCAGCTGACCAAAGAGAGCACTCCTGGGCCCAAGGAGCCCCCAGTCCTGCCCAGTTCTGCATGTAGCTCCAAGCCTGGTCCTATGGAACCAGCCTCTTCCCAGCCAGAGGAGGCAGCCCCCACACCTGAACCTAAACTGTCAGAGTCAGCTAATCCTCCTGCCCAGAGACCAGACCCCGCTCATCCAGGGGGTCCAAAACCccagaaaacagaggaggaggTTTTGGAGACACAGGGAGACCAGGAGGTGTCCTTAGGTACCCCACAGTAG